A genome region from Paenibacillus sp. J23TS9 includes the following:
- a CDS encoding homoserine dehydrogenase produces MKPVKVGLLGLGTVGTGVVRIVEGHQEDLSSQVGSPIIIERIAVKNSDKIRSINVDKSKLTEDPWEVIRDPEIDVVVEVMGGVEDTKAYILEALERGKHIVTANKDLMALHGSEILAKAQEKQCDVFYEASVAGGIPIIRTLIEGFSSDRILKIMGIVNGTTNFILTKMSQEGASYGDVLEEAQKLGYAEADPTSDVEGLDAARKMAILGTLGFRTNVELKDVSVRGISQVSKEDITYAKRLGYEMKLLGIADREDDHVSISVQPTMVRKGHPIASVNGVFNAVYVYGEAVGETMFYGAGAGEMPTATSVVADLVAVIKNLKLGVNGLKAIVPYKPKKLKNDEQISFKNFILLHVDDKAGVLARITQVFAEFGVSLESVVQQPNELNPEAEIIIVTHNATKSSMDKVLQHFEGLQVIRKIKSVYRVEG; encoded by the coding sequence ATGAAGCCGGTAAAAGTAGGGTTATTGGGACTTGGCACCGTAGGTACGGGAGTCGTAAGGATTGTGGAAGGACATCAGGAAGATTTGAGCAGCCAGGTCGGTTCTCCAATTATCATTGAGAGAATCGCTGTGAAGAACAGCGACAAGATCCGCAGCATCAACGTGGACAAGAGCAAGCTGACAGAAGATCCATGGGAAGTCATCCGTGATCCGGAAATTGATGTGGTCGTTGAGGTCATGGGCGGCGTTGAAGATACAAAGGCATATATTCTGGAAGCTTTGGAACGCGGCAAGCATATCGTAACCGCAAACAAGGATCTGATGGCTCTGCATGGATCGGAAATTTTGGCCAAGGCACAAGAAAAGCAATGCGATGTTTTCTATGAGGCCAGCGTAGCCGGCGGCATTCCAATTATACGGACTTTAATTGAGGGCTTTTCGTCCGACCGCATATTGAAAATCATGGGGATCGTGAACGGGACAACGAACTTTATTTTAACAAAAATGAGTCAGGAAGGCGCTTCGTACGGGGATGTGCTTGAAGAGGCGCAAAAGCTTGGTTATGCGGAAGCGGACCCGACCTCGGATGTGGAAGGACTGGATGCAGCCCGTAAAATGGCGATTCTCGGTACGCTGGGCTTCCGCACCAATGTGGAGCTGAAGGATGTCAGTGTACGCGGTATCTCTCAAGTATCAAAAGAAGATATCACGTATGCCAAGCGTCTAGGATATGAGATGAAGCTGCTGGGCATTGCCGACCGGGAAGATGATCATGTGAGCATCAGCGTTCAGCCGACCATGGTACGCAAAGGACATCCGATTGCTTCCGTAAATGGCGTATTTAACGCGGTTTATGTGTATGGTGAAGCTGTAGGCGAAACGATGTTCTACGGTGCTGGTGCGGGCGAGATGCCAACGGCTACTTCAGTTGTGGCGGATCTGGTCGCGGTGATCAAGAATCTGAAGCTCGGTGTGAACGGCCTGAAGGCTATCGTCCCTTACAAGCCGAAGAAGCTGAAGAACGACGAGCAAATCTCGTTTAAAAATTTCATTTTGCTTCATGTGGATGATAAGGCAGGTGTCCTGGCAAGAATCACCCAGGTGTTCGCCGAATTTGGAGTCAGTCTGGAATCGGTGGTCCAGCAGCCGAATGAATTAAATCCGGAAGCAGAAATCATCATCGTCACTCATAATGCCACCAAATCGAGCATGGACAAAGTGCTGCAGCATTTCGAAGGACTTCAGGTCATCCGTAAAATCAAGAGTGTATACCGCGTGGAGGGATAA
- the obgE gene encoding GTPase ObgE, with product MFVDKAKIYVKGGDGGDGLVAFRREKYVPEGGPAGGDGGRGGDIIFRVDEGLRTLMDFRYQRHFKAQRGVKGRNKSQHGANAENMIVRIPPGTVLIDDDTGEVIADMVRHGQQVVVARGGRGGRGNTRFATPNNPAPEIAENGEEGQERYLVMELKVMADVGLVGFPSVGKSTLLSVVSAAEPKIGAYHFTTITPNLGMVEAGDGRSFVMADLPGLIEGAHEGVGLGHEFLRHVERTRIIIHVVDMAGSEGRDPFEDWVKINDELKLYNAALAERPQIVAANKMDMPEAEENLAMFREQVQKLRPDIEIMPISSLTRQGVQELLYRTADILDAIPEEVHIEEVAETTERKVYKLDKKDDNNAFTITRDNEAYVVHSVKIEGMLKRIQMNSHEAIQKLARTMRHMGIDDELRKRGAVEGTIVRIADFEFEFVEGSSYY from the coding sequence ATGTTTGTAGATAAAGCGAAGATTTACGTTAAAGGCGGCGACGGAGGTGACGGGCTAGTGGCCTTTCGCCGGGAGAAATACGTCCCTGAAGGTGGACCTGCCGGCGGTGACGGCGGAAGAGGCGGAGATATCATTTTCCGCGTTGACGAGGGTCTGCGTACGCTGATGGACTTCCGTTACCAGCGGCATTTTAAAGCCCAGCGCGGCGTGAAAGGCCGGAACAAGAGCCAGCATGGTGCGAATGCAGAAAATATGATCGTACGGATTCCGCCAGGAACCGTTCTGATTGATGATGATACAGGCGAGGTAATCGCGGATATGGTTCGACACGGCCAGCAGGTCGTTGTAGCTCGCGGTGGACGCGGTGGGCGTGGTAATACCCGTTTCGCTACGCCTAACAATCCAGCTCCTGAGATTGCTGAAAATGGTGAAGAGGGCCAGGAGCGTTATCTAGTTATGGAACTGAAGGTCATGGCTGATGTAGGCCTCGTAGGCTTCCCGAGTGTCGGGAAATCTACTCTGCTGTCTGTGGTTTCTGCTGCAGAGCCTAAAATCGGCGCTTACCATTTTACAACGATCACTCCGAATCTTGGTATGGTCGAAGCAGGAGATGGCCGGAGCTTTGTCATGGCTGATTTGCCTGGACTGATTGAGGGTGCCCATGAAGGCGTGGGTCTGGGACATGAATTTCTGCGGCATGTAGAACGTACGCGGATCATTATCCATGTCGTCGATATGGCTGGATCCGAAGGCCGTGACCCATTCGAAGACTGGGTGAAAATCAACGATGAGCTTAAGCTGTACAATGCCGCTCTCGCAGAGCGCCCACAGATCGTGGCTGCGAATAAAATGGACATGCCTGAAGCTGAGGAAAACCTTGCAATGTTTCGTGAACAAGTTCAGAAACTGCGACCTGACATCGAGATTATGCCGATTTCTTCTCTTACGCGTCAAGGCGTTCAGGAACTCCTTTACCGTACGGCAGATATTCTTGACGCCATTCCGGAAGAGGTTCATATCGAAGAAGTGGCCGAGACTACGGAGAGAAAAGTATACAAGCTGGACAAGAAAGACGATAACAATGCATTTACCATCACAAGAGATAATGAGGCATATGTCGTACACAGCGTGAAGATTGAAGGAATGCTGAAGAGAATTCAGATGAATTCGCATGAGGCTATTCAGAAGCTTGCGCGTACGATGCGTCATATGGGCATTGATGATGAGCTGCGTAAACGCGGCGCGGTTGAAGGAACGATCGTCCGTATCGCCGACTTCGAATTTGAGTTCGTGGAAGGCAGCAGTTACTATTAA
- a CDS encoding ACT domain-containing protein → MKERYYLVREDILPEAVVKTMQVKQLLAAGDAKTVHEAVEQVGMSRSAFYKYKDGIHLINQLERERIVTISIDMEHRSGMLSKVLSLVAGFGGNVLTIHQSIPLQGIANVVISVEVSRMSDELGDMLENLRDCAGVKRANLIGQG, encoded by the coding sequence GTGAAAGAACGCTATTATTTGGTCCGTGAGGATATTTTACCTGAAGCCGTGGTTAAAACCATGCAGGTAAAGCAGCTGCTTGCGGCCGGTGACGCGAAGACGGTGCATGAAGCTGTGGAACAGGTTGGAATGAGCCGCAGCGCATTTTACAAGTATAAGGACGGTATCCATCTGATTAACCAGTTGGAAAGAGAGCGTATTGTTACAATTTCCATAGACATGGAGCACCGCTCTGGAATGCTGTCCAAAGTATTAAGTCTCGTTGCTGGCTTTGGCGGGAACGTACTGACGATTCACCAAAGTATCCCACTCCAGGGAATTGCGAATGTCGTGATATCCGTTGAGGTTTCCAGAATGAGCGATGAGCTTGGAGATATGCTGGAAAACCTGCGGGATTGCGCTGGTGTCAAACGTGCAAATCTCATCGGTCAAGGCTAG
- a CDS encoding Spo0B domain-containing protein — MIWVTAVLAGGFMLIIRRHEQEQQVLLRSFEEAAIRTLNHHRHDWMNDLQILYGYIQLGKIDKAVHCVERIKERMNQESKISKLGIPSLVFYLQSFRTSNSNLELEIAVDHDMQLDKLSPQDGVDLAAVIMQTIRAYQYSGRVSWGDTRKLLLSLRQEGADIIVSFEEDGSMGDPEMLKQQIYNVVQGKKMKAEQLHPSQASFQLRVPCES; from the coding sequence TTATCCGCCGTCATGAGCAAGAACAGCAGGTATTGCTGCGAAGCTTTGAAGAGGCGGCTATACGGACGCTGAATCACCATCGGCATGACTGGATGAATGACCTGCAGATATTGTACGGTTATATTCAGCTTGGGAAAATTGATAAAGCCGTACATTGTGTGGAAAGAATAAAAGAGCGGATGAATCAAGAAAGCAAAATTTCAAAGCTTGGCATACCGTCACTTGTTTTCTATCTGCAATCGTTCCGGACTTCAAACAGCAATCTGGAGCTTGAGATTGCAGTGGATCATGATATGCAGCTGGATAAGCTGAGTCCACAGGATGGTGTCGACTTGGCTGCTGTGATCATGCAGACGATTCGCGCTTATCAATACAGTGGAAGAGTATCTTGGGGGGATACCCGTAAACTGCTTTTGAGTTTACGTCAGGAAGGTGCGGATATTATCGTGAGCTTTGAAGAAGATGGATCCATGGGAGATCCGGAAATGCTGAAGCAGCAAATTTATAATGTGGTACAAGGCAAAAAAATGAAAGCGGAGCAGCTCCATCCCTCCCAGGCTTCGTTTCAATTGCGTGTGCCGTGTGAGTCATGA